From [Clostridium] symbiosum, a single genomic window includes:
- a CDS encoding glycosyl hydrolase family 18 protein, which yields MQIYIVKEGDTIDAIAGAAGMDPLRLAFENQIDAPYRLAVGQSLLVTGGGKNGEESRLEGIQIRNEQTGPVIMNGYAYPWIEEAVLTETCRFLTSISIFSYGFTESGELIPPSGEGEEDVIQEAKRQNVIPVLVLTPLGADGRFNNNLVSILVGSLEIQQKLIRELWSVVQEKGYGEVDVDFEYVLAEDRELFADFVRRLRIIMNLFGIRVTVALAPKTSRDQRGLLYEGIDYKALGEAANGVLLMTYEWGYTYGPPMAVAPINMVRRVVEYALTEIPAEKISLGIPNYGYDWPIPYEQGVTRAISIGYTEAIRLAVDHGVRIYFDETAQSPHFRYWQYGIQHEVWFEDVRSMHAKFGLIKEFGLAGTGYWQLMRLFRANWLLADHEFLIQKGRSVI from the coding sequence ATGCAAATATATATAGTAAAAGAGGGCGACACAATCGATGCCATCGCAGGCGCTGCCGGTATGGATCCGCTGCGTCTGGCTTTTGAAAATCAAATTGACGCTCCGTACCGTCTTGCTGTGGGACAGTCACTTCTTGTTACCGGCGGCGGTAAAAACGGTGAAGAGAGCCGGCTGGAGGGAATTCAGATCCGTAATGAACAGACTGGCCCCGTAATCATGAACGGATATGCCTATCCCTGGATAGAGGAAGCGGTGCTGACCGAAACCTGCCGGTTTCTGACCAGCATTTCTATATTTTCCTACGGTTTTACAGAGTCCGGGGAACTGATTCCGCCTTCCGGAGAGGGGGAGGAGGATGTGATACAGGAGGCCAAACGGCAAAATGTAATTCCGGTGCTGGTTTTGACCCCTCTGGGAGCAGACGGCCGTTTTAACAACAATCTCGTTTCCATCCTTGTGGGCAGTCTGGAAATCCAGCAGAAGCTCATAAGGGAACTCTGGTCCGTGGTCCAGGAAAAGGGGTACGGCGAGGTTGATGTGGATTTTGAATATGTGCTGGCCGAAGACAGGGAATTATTCGCCGACTTCGTGCGGCGTCTGAGAATCATTATGAACCTCTTCGGCATCCGGGTGACCGTTGCCCTGGCGCCGAAAACCTCCCGGGACCAAAGGGGGCTATTGTATGAGGGAATTGACTATAAAGCGCTGGGAGAGGCAGCCAACGGCGTTTTGCTGATGACCTATGAATGGGGGTATACCTACGGGCCTCCAATGGCCGTTGCCCCGATCAATATGGTACGCCGCGTTGTGGAATACGCCCTGACTGAAATTCCTGCCGAAAAAATCAGCCTTGGGATTCCCAACTACGGTTATGACTGGCCCATTCCCTACGAGCAGGGGGTGACGAGGGCGATAAGTATCGGTTACACCGAGGCAATCCGGCTGGCCGTCGATCACGGCGTGCGGATTTACTTTGATGAAACCGCGCAGTCACCGCATTTCCGTTACTGGCAGTATGGAATCCAGCATGAGGTATGGTTTGAGGATGTCAGGAGTATGCATGCGAAGTTCGGACTGATAAAAGAGTTCGGGCTGGCGGGAACCGGATACTGGCAGTTGATGAGACTGTTCCGTGCCAACTGGCTCCTGGCCGATCATGAATTTTTAATCCAAAAGGGAAGGTCTGTTATTTAG
- a CDS encoding PhzF family phenazine biosynthesis protein: MKQYVADAFTDQVFHGNPAAICILDAWISEELMMNIAIENNFSETAFAVKEGETYRLRWFTPGGEIDLCGHATLACAFVLFNYYETEAGQITFKTLSGELIVEKRDGLYEMDFPAYELTPVPVTEEMAGAIGAVPSEAYMGRDLLCIFENEEIIRALNPDQEKVKSLDGLLLHATARGTDGDCVSRSFAPKCGVAEDAVCGSGHCHIVPYWAKRLKKERITAVQASKRGGILYCRLDGKRVKLAGKAALYSIAELQV; this comes from the coding sequence ATGAAACAGTATGTGGCAGACGCTTTTACCGATCAGGTGTTTCACGGAAACCCGGCGGCTATTTGTATCCTGGACGCGTGGATTTCAGAAGAACTGATGATGAACATAGCGATAGAGAATAATTTTTCCGAGACCGCATTTGCGGTAAAAGAAGGTGAAACATATCGACTGCGCTGGTTTACTCCCGGCGGTGAGATTGACCTTTGCGGACATGCGACATTAGCCTGTGCGTTCGTTCTTTTCAACTACTATGAAACGGAAGCGGGACAGATCACATTTAAAACGCTGAGCGGGGAGTTGATTGTTGAGAAAAGGGACGGCCTTTATGAGATGGACTTTCCGGCGTATGAACTGACACCGGTGCCTGTGACGGAAGAGATGGCCGGTGCGATTGGGGCCGTACCCTCGGAGGCCTACATGGGGCGCGATTTGCTTTGTATTTTTGAAAACGAGGAAATAATCAGGGCACTGAACCCAGATCAGGAAAAAGTAAAATCGCTGGACGGCCTGCTCCTTCACGCCACAGCCAGGGGGACGGATGGAGACTGTGTTTCCCGTTCCTTTGCACCAAAGTGCGGCGTGGCGGAGGACGCGGTCTGCGGTTCCGGCCATTGCCACATCGTCCCCTATTGGGCAAAACGGCTGAAAAAAGAGCGGATTACAGCCGTTCAGGCCTCAAAGCGGGGAGGTATTCTGTACTGCCGTCTGGATGGGAAACGGGTAAAATTAGCCGGAAAAGCGGCGCTGTATTCCATTGCGGAACTCCAGGTCTGA
- a CDS encoding putative ABC transporter permease produces MEYTLYQLLWFFLIYAAAGWCAGVAFFAVRKRRFINTGFLNAPWCPIYGLGAVVFSIFLQELKGNLFFLFLGGMILSAFLTFITGFILERLIHRRWWDFTKQRLQFEGYINLPYMAVCGLAAVVCIHFTNPLAVRLLELIPAFIGKITLIGLYCLLAIDLSVSLAAAWRMRTSLKELEQVAEELRRVSNSFGNAITSRIERRMVRAYPNLREQAAERAVADLAAVQAGAADSVFAKGCCFYKLTGLFFLGAFLGDITETIFCYATTGVLMSRSSVVYGPFSIVWGLGCAMLTAFLYKYKDRSDRYIFLAGTVLGGAYEYICSVFTELVFGTVFWDYSAIPFNLGGRINLLYCFFWGIAAVVWLKGLYPILSALIEKIPKKAGTAGTWILIVFMAVNITLSGLSLARYSERQTNPAAEQNAVTLFLDVHFPDSRMERIYPNAKLVD; encoded by the coding sequence ATGGAATATACATTGTATCAGCTTCTCTGGTTCTTCCTCATCTATGCGGCCGCAGGATGGTGCGCCGGAGTCGCATTTTTTGCCGTGCGCAAAAGACGTTTTATCAATACGGGATTTTTAAATGCTCCCTGGTGTCCCATCTATGGTCTGGGCGCCGTGGTATTTTCAATTTTTCTGCAGGAGTTGAAGGGAAATCTCTTCTTTCTGTTCCTGGGAGGAATGATTCTGTCCGCTTTCCTGACGTTCATTACCGGATTCATCCTGGAACGCCTGATACACAGGCGCTGGTGGGATTTCACCAAACAGCGGCTGCAGTTTGAGGGTTACATAAATCTGCCGTACATGGCTGTCTGCGGCCTGGCTGCCGTGGTTTGTATCCATTTTACAAATCCCCTGGCGGTGAGGCTGCTGGAACTGATACCGGCATTCATTGGGAAAATAACGCTAATCGGTTTGTACTGTCTGCTGGCGATCGATCTTTCTGTTTCCCTGGCCGCCGCATGGCGCATGAGAACCAGCCTGAAGGAACTGGAACAGGTGGCTGAGGAATTGAGGCGCGTCTCAAATTCGTTCGGCAATGCAATTACATCCAGAATTGAACGTAGGATGGTGCGGGCCTACCCTAACCTGAGGGAACAGGCGGCCGAAAGGGCAGTGGCTGATCTGGCCGCGGTTCAGGCCGGCGCGGCGGATTCCGTTTTTGCAAAGGGCTGCTGTTTTTACAAGCTGACCGGGCTGTTTTTTCTCGGAGCATTCCTGGGAGATATCACGGAAACGATTTTCTGTTACGCCACCACCGGAGTCTTAATGAGCCGGAGCAGCGTCGTTTACGGGCCCTTCAGCATTGTGTGGGGGCTCGGCTGTGCCATGCTCACCGCATTCCTGTATAAATATAAGGATCGAAGCGACCGGTATATCTTTCTCGCAGGCACGGTCCTCGGCGGCGCCTATGAATATATCTGCAGCGTGTTCACCGAGCTGGTTTTCGGCACCGTTTTCTGGGACTACAGCGCCATTCCGTTTAACCTGGGCGGGCGTATCAACCTATTATACTGCTTTTTCTGGGGCATTGCCGCCGTCGTATGGCTGAAGGGGCTTTATCCCATTCTTTCCGCACTGATAGAGAAGATTCCCAAAAAGGCAGGAACCGCCGGAACCTGGATTCTGATCGTATTCATGGCGGTTAATATCACCCTGTCGGGGCTTTCGCTGGCCAGGTACTCGGAGCGGCAGACAAACCCGGCCGCGGAGCAAAACGCGGTCACCCTGTTTCTGGACGTACACTTTCCCGACAGCCGGATGGAACGGATTTATCCGAATGCGAAGCTGGTGGACTAG